CAACGTCGTTCACGCGACCGTTGCCGCGCTGCGTGGTCTCGAGCGTCCGGAAGAGGTTGCGGCCCGTCGTGGTCTGCCTCTCGAGGACGTCGCTCCGGTCGCCATGCTGCGCGCCCGGGCCGCGGGGGTGGCCGGCTGATGGCTCAGCTGAAGGTCACCCAGATCAAGTCGAAGATCGGCGGCAAGCAGAACCAGCGCGACTCGTTGCGCTCGCTCGGCCTGAAGCGGATCGGGCACTCTGTGATCAAGGAAGACCGTCCCGAGATTCGCGGGATGGTCAACACGGTGCGGCATCTCGTCACCGTCGAGGAGGTGGACTGAGATGGCAGAAGGCCAGCGCGAGCACGCGCTGAAGGTGCATCACCTGCGCCCGGCCCCCGGGGCCAAGACGGCCAAGATCCGGGTCGGTCGTGGTGAAGGCGGCAAGCGCGGTAAGACCGCGGGTCGCGGTACCAAGGGTACGAAGGCCCGTTACCAGGTTCCGGCCCGGTTCGAGGGTGGGCAGATGCCCCTCCACATGCGGCTCCCGAAGCTGCGTGGGTTCAAGAACCCGTTCCGGACCGAGTACCAGGTCGTCAACCTGGACAAGCTCAGCTCCCTGTTCCCCGACGGCGGCAGCGTCTCCGTCGAGGACCTGGTGGCCAAGGGTGCAGTCCGTGAGGGACACCTGGTCAAGGTTCTGGGCGACGGCGAGATCTCGGTTGCGATCAACGTGACCGCGAACAAGTTCTCCGCCAGCGCCAAGGAGAAGCTCGCTGCTGCCGGTGGCAGCGCCACCGAGCTGTAGCACCTGCTCGACCAGCTCGATTTCTGACACCCCGGTGACTCCCGAAATATGGGAGTCGCCGGGGTGTTAAGGTCACACGACCGGCGTCTTGCAGATCGGCGGGCCCAGGTGGCTCACAGCCGTTCTGTCGGGCGCACCAACGGCCCAATCCAATGGCCCGTCACGACGAGCTGCCCTGTGTTGGGCAGCGCGCAGGAGGTTTTGCGTGCTCACCGCGTTCTTCCGGGCGTTTCGAACCCCTGATCTGCGGCGCAAGATCTTCTTCACCGTAGCGATCATGGCGCTCTTCCGCCTGGGGTCGTATGTCCCGACCCCCGGCGTCGACTACGCGGCCGTACGTCGCTGTGTGGACCTCGCGAGCAACAGCAGCTCGTCCGGCCTCTACGAGCTGGTGAACCTGTTCAGCGGTGGTGCGTTGCTGCAGCTGTCGATCTTCGCGCTCGGGATCAT
The Kineosporia sp. NBRC 101731 genome window above contains:
- the rplO gene encoding 50S ribosomal protein L15, translated to MAEGQREHALKVHHLRPAPGAKTAKIRVGRGEGGKRGKTAGRGTKGTKARYQVPARFEGGQMPLHMRLPKLRGFKNPFRTEYQVVNLDKLSSLFPDGGSVSVEDLVAKGAVREGHLVKVLGDGEISVAINVTANKFSASAKEKLAAAGGSATEL
- the rpmD gene encoding 50S ribosomal protein L30, whose product is MAQLKVTQIKSKIGGKQNQRDSLRSLGLKRIGHSVIKEDRPEIRGMVNTVRHLVTVEEVD